The following proteins are co-located in the Desulfatirhabdium butyrativorans DSM 18734 genome:
- a CDS encoding PfaD family polyunsaturated fatty acid/polyketide biosynthesis protein produces MDETLVLVATPEGAALARGGHFAGVSEPAREQTSYAVLQILPPFHAWDWGCPSFKKSWGLRYAYVMGSMARGISSLEMVHAAAHGGMLGFFGAAGMMPQEVAHWVDRANREIAPRPFGFNLIHSPFDAELESRVADIYLTAGIDRVEASAFMGMTPALVRYRLSGIHTDPSGTIVCSNRVMAKISREEVAQKFLSPPPEKILVQLVATGAISRRQAELARHVPMCDAITAEADSGGHTDNRPAIALFPTIVALRDRMMAQHGYDRAIPVGLAGGIGTPHAVAAAFAMGADYIQTGSINQSCVESGVAPEIRKLLCETRQADVAMAPSADMFEMGVKVQVLKRGTWFAQKAQKLYDLYARYEGLDALPEAARQSLEKDFFGKSIEEEWESTRAFFEKRKPDEIRRAERDPKHRMALLFRSYLGQSSLWAKHAAPERRMDYQIWCGPAMGAFNAWAAGTPFENPENRKVVDVALRLLNDAAVLQRMQWARAALQQAIRHDPAGHFGPGFASQPLGGMQDAVCNRTGAMP; encoded by the coding sequence TTGGACGAGACGCTCGTTCTGGTGGCGACACCGGAAGGTGCTGCACTGGCAAGGGGTGGACATTTTGCCGGCGTGAGCGAACCGGCTCGGGAACAAACGTCCTATGCGGTTTTGCAGATCCTTCCCCCTTTTCATGCGTGGGATTGGGGATGCCCGTCGTTCAAGAAATCCTGGGGGCTCCGGTATGCCTATGTGATGGGATCGATGGCGCGGGGCATCAGCTCGCTCGAGATGGTGCATGCCGCAGCGCATGGGGGGATGCTCGGATTTTTCGGTGCGGCCGGCATGATGCCGCAGGAAGTGGCCCACTGGGTGGATCGGGCCAATCGGGAGATCGCGCCGCGTCCTTTTGGTTTCAATCTGATTCACAGTCCCTTCGATGCAGAACTGGAAAGCCGTGTTGCGGATATCTATCTGACTGCCGGAATCGATCGGGTCGAAGCCTCGGCTTTCATGGGCATGACGCCTGCTCTGGTTCGCTATCGGCTCTCCGGCATCCATACGGATCCATCCGGAACCATCGTGTGCTCCAACCGGGTGATGGCCAAAATTTCCCGGGAGGAAGTCGCCCAAAAATTCCTTTCGCCTCCTCCCGAAAAGATTCTGGTTCAACTGGTCGCCACCGGCGCGATCTCCCGCAGGCAGGCCGAGCTGGCGCGTCATGTGCCCATGTGCGATGCCATCACCGCAGAGGCGGATTCGGGAGGGCACACCGACAACCGGCCCGCCATCGCGCTGTTCCCGACCATCGTTGCCTTGCGGGACCGGATGATGGCGCAGCACGGTTATGATCGAGCGATACCGGTCGGACTTGCCGGCGGCATCGGGACGCCGCATGCCGTTGCGGCGGCTTTTGCCATGGGCGCCGACTATATTCAGACCGGCTCCATCAACCAGTCGTGTGTTGAGTCAGGAGTCGCTCCGGAAATTCGAAAGCTCCTGTGTGAAACCCGCCAGGCCGATGTCGCCATGGCTCCCAGCGCCGACATGTTCGAGATGGGGGTGAAGGTGCAGGTACTCAAGCGAGGCACCTGGTTTGCCCAGAAAGCCCAGAAACTCTACGATCTGTATGCCCGTTACGAAGGACTCGATGCGTTGCCGGAGGCGGCTCGCCAGTCGCTCGAAAAGGATTTTTTCGGCAAAAGCATCGAAGAGGAATGGGAGTCTACCCGGGCGTTTTTCGAAAAGCGAAAACCCGATGAAATTCGCCGGGCGGAACGCGATCCCAAACACCGCATGGCCCTGCTCTTCCGATCGTATCTGGGGCAATCTTCCCTCTGGGCCAAGCATGCGGCCCCCGAGCGCCGGATGGATTATCAAATCTGGTGCGGCCCCGCCATGGGCGCTTTCAATGCATGGGCTGCGGGCACCCCGTTTGAAAATCCCGAGAACCGAAAGGTCGTCGATGTGGCATTGCGGCTTCTGAACGATGCGGCTGTATTGCAGCGGATGCAATGGGCACGGGCTGCCCTGCAGCAGGCTATCCGGCATGATCCGGCGGGCCACTTTGGCCCCGGCTTCGCCTCCCAACCTCTGGGCGGGATGCAGGATGCCGTTTGCAACCGGACAGGTGCGATGCCATGA
- the ubiG gene encoding bifunctional 2-polyprenyl-6-hydroxyphenol methylase/3-demethylubiquinol 3-O-methyltransferase UbiG — protein sequence MKERNADLVFNVDRSEIARFEAQAEEWWNPKGACRSLHDINPLRSGYIAGRTALAGKDVLDVGCGGGILTEALASLGARVTGIDMGETHLAVARVHAAASGLSIHYARTSAEELARRLPVSFDVVVCMELLEHVPDPEAIVRACGLLARPGADVFFSTLNRNFKSFVFAILGAEYILRLLPVKSHNWKRFIRPEELGAWADAAGLDKLDVTGLHYNPFRRTYSLGGDLLVNYMMHCRRRV from the coding sequence ATGAAAGAGCGGAATGCCGATCTCGTGTTCAATGTGGATCGAAGCGAAATCGCGCGTTTCGAAGCCCAGGCGGAGGAATGGTGGAACCCGAAGGGCGCTTGCCGCTCGCTTCATGACATCAACCCGCTGCGATCCGGCTACATCGCTGGCCGGACAGCGCTTGCCGGAAAAGATGTGCTCGATGTCGGCTGCGGCGGCGGCATTCTGACGGAAGCTCTGGCAAGTCTGGGGGCACGGGTTACCGGCATCGACATGGGCGAAACCCATCTTGCAGTGGCCAGGGTTCATGCGGCGGCATCGGGGCTTTCGATCCATTATGCCCGGACCAGCGCCGAAGAACTGGCCAGGCGCCTCCCTGTATCCTTCGATGTGGTGGTCTGCATGGAGCTGCTGGAACACGTGCCGGATCCGGAAGCCATCGTTCGGGCCTGCGGCCTGCTGGCCAGGCCCGGGGCGGATGTCTTTTTTTCCACGCTGAACCGCAACTTCAAATCATTTGTCTTTGCCATTCTGGGGGCGGAATACATCCTGCGACTTCTGCCCGTCAAAAGCCACAACTGGAAACGATTCATTCGACCGGAAGAACTTGGCGCATGGGCGGATGCCGCAGGGCTTGATAAGCTCGACGTCACCGGGCTGCATTACAATCCGTTTCGCCGCACCTATTCGCTGGGCGGGGATCTGCTGGTGAACTACATGATGCACTGCA
- a CDS encoding prepilin peptidase gives MIVSFCDCVGSAFSAPGFRRDDGPKNCDCDWGCDYDYDNDYDNDNDYDNDYDNDNDNDNDYDNDDPMIPISESVMLIFIVAAGLCIGSFLNVCIYRLPREESIVFPKSHCPGCGNPLKWYDNIPLIGFALLRARCRHCNRPISFRYPLVELLGAGFCLGIYLRYGVSPSFFVVYAFVCGLIVITFIDIDHRIIPDVISLPFILIGLATGWLIPGMRFLDSLYGVLLGGGILYGIAWGYEALAKREGMGGGDIKLLAMIGAFVGWKGVILTLFVASVIGTIVGAAIALRQKADLKLAIPFGPFLAIGALCHVFYGPMLIEWYLGGRWGW, from the coding sequence ATGATCGTATCGTTCTGCGATTGCGTGGGTTCGGCATTTTCAGCCCCCGGCTTTCGCCGGGATGACGGGCCGAAAAATTGCGATTGCGATTGGGGTTGCGATTACGATTACGACAACGATTACGACAACGACAACGATTACGACAACGATTACGACAACGACAACGATAACGACAACGATTACGATAACGATGATCCCATGATACCCATTTCGGAATCCGTGATGCTGATCTTCATCGTCGCGGCCGGTCTGTGCATCGGCAGTTTTTTGAACGTATGCATTTACAGGCTTCCCCGTGAAGAGTCGATCGTTTTCCCCAAATCCCATTGTCCTGGCTGCGGCAATCCGCTCAAGTGGTATGACAACATCCCCCTCATCGGCTTCGCGCTCCTCAGAGCCCGATGCAGGCACTGCAACCGGCCCATTTCATTTCGCTATCCCCTCGTTGAACTGCTCGGCGCAGGTTTCTGCCTCGGCATCTACCTGCGTTATGGCGTAAGCCCATCGTTTTTTGTTGTCTACGCCTTTGTCTGCGGCCTCATCGTCATCACATTCATTGACATCGATCATCGCATCATCCCGGATGTCATCAGTCTGCCGTTTATCCTCATCGGTCTGGCAACAGGCTGGCTGATACCGGGCATGCGTTTCCTGGATTCCCTCTACGGCGTTCTTCTGGGCGGCGGCATCCTGTACGGCATCGCATGGGGTTATGAAGCGCTGGCCAAAAGGGAAGGCATGGGCGGTGGTGACATCAAGTTGCTTGCCATGATCGGCGCCTTCGTCGGGTGGAAAGGGGTGATTCTGACCCTGTTTGTGGCCTCGGTTATCGGCACGATCGTCGGCGCCGCCATTGCCCTGCGGCAGAAAGCCGATCTGAAGCTTGCCATCCCATTCGGGCCGTTTCTGGCGATCGGCGCCCTGTGCCACGTGTTTTACGGTCCGATGCTCATTGAATGGTATCTCGGCGGCCGATGGGGGTGGTAA
- a CDS encoding metallophosphoesterase family protein encodes MRLAIVSDIHGNLEAFEAVLEDIAAQKADRTICLGDSIGYGPDPESVVRLLRLHGIESVMGNHELGIRDARILEWFNPRARASLEWTATKLSADSLSFLATLPKAIVLEKMRFVHGFPPESPLVYLFQIPDSSLSKVLERMDKQICFIGHTHVLRLAIWGPHAYDKRRLTAETVGIPPECKAIVNVGSVGQPRDGDRRAKYVLFDTQACMIEVRFIEYPRETTIRKILAAGLPKEHAERLA; translated from the coding sequence ATGCGTCTGGCCATTGTCTCGGACATTCATGGCAATCTGGAAGCCTTCGAAGCCGTCCTCGAAGATATCGCCGCCCAAAAGGCCGATCGCACCATTTGCCTGGGCGATTCCATCGGTTATGGCCCGGATCCGGAGTCCGTCGTCCGACTGCTGCGATTGCACGGCATCGAGAGCGTCATGGGCAATCATGAGCTTGGCATTCGGGATGCCCGGATATTGGAGTGGTTCAATCCTCGCGCCAGAGCATCCCTCGAATGGACGGCCACGAAACTCTCCGCTGACAGCCTGTCGTTTCTGGCGACATTGCCCAAGGCAATCGTTCTGGAAAAGATGCGCTTTGTCCATGGCTTTCCCCCCGAATCACCGCTCGTCTATCTGTTCCAGATACCGGATTCAAGCCTCAGCAAGGTGCTGGAACGCATGGATAAACAGATATGCTTTATCGGACATACCCACGTGCTGCGGCTGGCAATCTGGGGGCCGCACGCATATGACAAACGAAGACTGACAGCCGAAACGGTCGGCATTCCGCCGGAATGCAAGGCGATTGTCAACGTCGGCAGCGTCGGCCAGCCAAGAGACGGGGATCGCCGCGCAAAATATGTCCTGTTCGATACGCAAGCCTGCATGATCGAAGTCCGCTTCATCGAGTACCCCCGCGAGACGACCATCCGGAAAATTCTGGCTGCAGGCCTCCCCAAAGAACACGCCGAAAGGCTCGCATGA
- a CDS encoding type I polyketide synthase, whose protein sequence is MSAAASPIAIIGIGCMFPGSRNSREFWNTILQGRDCITEVPPTHWSKTDYFDPNPKAPDRVYCTRGGYLPETDFDPAAFGIPPASLEATDTSQLLGLVVARMALQDAGYLERSFDRDRTAVILGVTGTQELVIPLASRLGHPHWRRALCESGVDPETADAVIERIGSAYASWQESSFPGLLGNVVAGRIANRLDLRGPNCVVDAACASSLAALNLALQELESHRSDMVLTGGVDTLNDIFMHACFSQSGLLSRTGDIRPFSADADGTLLGEGVGMVVLKRLPDAERDGDRIYAVIRGLGASSDGKSQSIYAPRVEGQVQALRKAYSVSGIDPATVGLIEAHGTGTRVGDRVEFEALRTVFSRSDENDFPKRHALGSVKSQIGHTKAAAGVAGLIKAALSLHHKVLPPTIKAEKPDPDLNIDKTPFFLNTQPRPWKRRGDDPPRRAAVSSFGFGGSNFHVVLEEAGQQPNDILWDDDIQILAFSAPDRSGLIDRMDRWIAKALTKDAPLALLAAESRQAFHPEDRFRLLAVVRQATGATSAHAWIDELQSCREAILQASAGAPPVFSGNVYFGCNPVAPKIGLLFPGQGSQKPAMGRDWFVRFPEALSLLEAMGSATSDPEAFFEGIDPGPVSDSRRVRQLLASTQNAQPAIGAVSIGMWSVLRFFGVRADVLCGHSYGELCALHAAGRIGEDAFLRLSIARGNAMADAARQCPGGMLAVMAESAVAMDICQTIGALVLANRNTPRQQVLSGPTEAIERAKNWCDARGIRAIRLDVSAAFHSPAMQPAAGRFWQALQQETIHPGNAVVLSNADGKPFPEDAPGVRRRLADQIDSPVDFVSCVHAMVGQGVKMFLEAGPKAVLSGLVRETLAGAPDVAILSLDQGSGSALFDLAHVLCPLAAAGHPVAIDRWNPCIPHETQQRPAFHVQLCGANYRNSGKRPVPADGGQAPVGRSAESDTAPESVSEAPSFLMTENPMHPKPVSTEHTDSHSLMQTLQQGIRSIEAIQHQTTEAHKAFLHAQAEAARLVQQVLAGAGGFASAVPMPQRDASSEPSLPADGLKTPMAKREPTAFSGQQHAGPPALTADADAGNPAAPSAMHEPTAQGADARKSAGAGTSCASCAASGEEISTPPKTSSVASVLLDVVSRLTGYPVDVLGLDMDIEADLGIDSIKRVEILSAMEEAVPGLAVPAPDEMAGLKTLRQIADRLDATPAVTDQIATFIQREEERGEGEESVGEHLSADSDRIVTVLLETVSSLTGYPVEVLGLDMDIEADLGIDSIKRVEILAAVEEALPGLVMPSPDVSAALRTLRQIAAVLSQSGASADIGSPAPMAQQAEHSETKEDSTSEMTVPRLPLRRIVQLRHLPVPAENPAWSAVSDGLVLVCGMYPELQQKIADRLSARFRLTAVSCSLEDALQRPVNETLRGLLVLAQAPGSTDGELFSETDEGFLLKSLAVCARHAASLQQAGQTGPAVFAGISFLDGGFGFWGRPVSHPLSGGLGGLVKTARIEWPGVFCRSVDVDPAWTDTASLAQCLVDVLMADWEPSVVEMGVSPELSPETVLEPVLEAVPYLQENRDSWIQPSDTILISGGGRGIAASIAIALARAGSPRLVLLGRSKEPVAEPPWLAQVTELSRMRALIGQQPEYAGKNPKEIDRIARGWLANRQIAQTLDAIRQAGAQAIYRSVDVTDRDALSRVIREVEATWGPVTGLVHAAGVLADRLIAQKTAKEAQSVFAPKISGLRYLLDALSGERLRWVALFSSVAGRMGNRGQADYAMANEAMNKIAHALALRHPGLRVVSLNWGPWNGGMVDGSLKNLFAKNGIPLIDREAGAAAFLAEISSGKDVEVVIGEDMREPALQPAEGSDAVDSLRLSIRKEIDIERYPVLNSHLDAGIPVLPFSLATEWMGYGALHENPGLLLSGLDDIRLLKGIRLQHQPMTVRLMTGKPVKQDDAFILDVEIRDGMREGKDVVHTRGKAVLRAGFDAPPAFDPEPLIQALEAYARGPEEMYQTILAHGKDLRGIRRIIGISGTAMAAELISAPHPEAWMSDPIRRRWLADPLVLDGAFQMAAIWCHEHLGVVCQPVFAKRYRQYRGQFPKEGVTGILEVRERGPNRMVGDITFLDGDRRVVARFEGFAASADSDEPVSI, encoded by the coding sequence ATGAGCGCTGCTGCCAGCCCCATCGCCATCATCGGTATTGGCTGCATGTTTCCGGGTTCCCGGAACAGCCGGGAATTCTGGAACACGATTCTTCAAGGCAGAGATTGCATCACCGAAGTTCCCCCGACCCATTGGTCCAAAACCGATTATTTCGATCCCAACCCCAAAGCCCCGGATCGGGTCTATTGCACACGGGGCGGCTATCTGCCCGAAACGGACTTCGACCCGGCGGCATTCGGCATACCGCCCGCCAGCCTCGAAGCGACCGATACATCCCAGCTTCTCGGGCTGGTCGTCGCCAGAATGGCCCTTCAGGATGCCGGTTATCTCGAGAGATCCTTCGATCGGGATCGGACAGCCGTCATTCTCGGCGTGACCGGAACCCAGGAGCTGGTCATACCGCTGGCCTCCCGATTGGGCCATCCGCACTGGCGAAGGGCACTTTGCGAATCCGGCGTCGATCCGGAAACGGCCGATGCGGTCATCGAGCGGATCGGCAGCGCCTATGCGAGCTGGCAGGAAAGCTCTTTCCCGGGTTTGCTTGGCAACGTGGTCGCCGGCCGCATCGCCAACCGGCTGGACCTGCGGGGGCCCAATTGCGTGGTGGATGCCGCATGCGCCAGTTCCCTGGCTGCGCTGAACCTGGCCCTCCAGGAGCTCGAATCGCATCGCTCGGACATGGTTTTGACCGGAGGTGTCGATACCCTCAACGACATCTTCATGCACGCCTGTTTCAGCCAGTCGGGCCTGTTGTCCCGGACGGGCGACATCCGGCCGTTTTCCGCCGATGCGGATGGCACCCTGCTGGGTGAGGGTGTCGGTATGGTGGTTCTCAAGCGTCTTCCGGACGCCGAGCGGGATGGCGACCGCATTTATGCCGTCATCCGGGGTCTGGGGGCATCGAGCGACGGCAAATCCCAAAGTATTTACGCGCCCCGGGTGGAAGGGCAGGTGCAGGCGCTCCGCAAGGCCTATTCGGTCAGCGGCATCGATCCGGCAACGGTCGGACTGATCGAGGCCCATGGCACTGGCACGCGTGTCGGGGACCGGGTGGAGTTCGAGGCGCTGCGCACCGTTTTTTCAAGGTCAGATGAAAACGATTTTCCCAAACGGCATGCCCTCGGATCGGTCAAATCCCAGATCGGTCATACCAAGGCGGCAGCCGGCGTTGCCGGGCTGATCAAGGCCGCGCTGAGCCTGCACCACAAGGTGCTGCCCCCAACCATCAAGGCAGAAAAGCCCGATCCCGATCTGAATATCGACAAAACGCCTTTTTTCCTGAACACCCAGCCCCGGCCCTGGAAGCGTCGAGGGGACGATCCGCCTCGGAGAGCTGCGGTGAGTTCCTTTGGATTTGGCGGCAGCAATTTTCATGTCGTTCTGGAGGAAGCCGGGCAACAGCCAAACGATATCCTCTGGGACGACGATATCCAGATTCTGGCCTTTTCGGCTCCGGACCGCTCGGGCCTGATTGACCGCATGGATCGATGGATCGCGAAGGCATTGACCAAAGATGCCCCGCTTGCCCTTCTTGCCGCGGAATCCCGACAGGCCTTTCATCCGGAGGATCGCTTCCGGCTGCTGGCCGTTGTCCGGCAAGCGACTGGCGCTACATCCGCCCATGCCTGGATCGATGAGCTGCAGTCCTGCCGGGAGGCGATTCTTCAGGCTTCGGCTGGTGCTCCACCGGTGTTTTCCGGGAATGTCTATTTCGGCTGCAACCCGGTTGCGCCAAAGATCGGCCTGCTGTTCCCGGGCCAGGGCAGTCAGAAACCGGCCATGGGAAGGGACTGGTTTGTCCGTTTTCCGGAGGCGCTTTCGCTGCTCGAAGCGATGGGATCGGCAACTTCCGATCCGGAGGCCTTTTTTGAAGGGATCGATCCCGGCCCGGTATCGGATAGCCGGAGAGTCCGGCAGTTGCTGGCATCGACGCAGAACGCCCAGCCGGCGATCGGCGCTGTATCGATCGGGATGTGGTCCGTGCTGCGCTTCTTTGGCGTCCGAGCGGATGTTCTTTGCGGTCACAGTTACGGGGAGCTTTGCGCCCTTCATGCAGCCGGACGAATCGGGGAAGATGCCTTCCTCAGGCTTTCCATCGCCCGGGGAAATGCCATGGCAGATGCGGCCAGGCAATGCCCCGGCGGCATGCTGGCCGTCATGGCCGAATCCGCCGTTGCCATGGACATTTGTCAGACGATCGGCGCTCTGGTTCTTGCCAACCGGAATACGCCCAGGCAGCAGGTGCTCTCCGGGCCGACCGAAGCCATCGAGCGGGCGAAGAACTGGTGTGATGCGAGAGGCATCCGGGCCATCCGGCTGGATGTATCCGCCGCGTTTCACAGTCCTGCCATGCAGCCAGCCGCCGGGCGGTTTTGGCAGGCGCTTCAGCAGGAAACCATCCATCCGGGAAATGCCGTGGTTTTGTCGAACGCGGACGGGAAACCATTTCCGGAAGATGCACCGGGCGTTCGCCGCCGGCTGGCGGATCAAATCGATAGCCCTGTGGATTTTGTCTCCTGTGTCCACGCCATGGTGGGGCAGGGCGTGAAAATGTTTCTGGAAGCCGGGCCGAAGGCTGTTTTAAGCGGCCTTGTCCGGGAAACGCTTGCCGGCGCCCCGGATGTTGCGATCCTTTCGCTGGATCAGGGCTCCGGAAGCGCCCTGTTCGATCTGGCCCATGTGCTGTGCCCGCTTGCCGCAGCAGGCCATCCGGTTGCCATCGATCGGTGGAATCCTTGCATTCCGCACGAAACGCAGCAGCGGCCAGCCTTCCATGTCCAGCTCTGCGGCGCCAATTATCGAAATTCCGGAAAACGGCCCGTCCCTGCCGATGGCGGGCAAGCTCCTGTGGGCAGGAGCGCCGAGAGCGATACTGCCCCGGAATCGGTATCCGAAGCACCATCCTTTCTGATGACAGAGAACCCCATGCACCCGAAACCTGTTTCAACCGAACACACCGATAGCCATTCCCTGATGCAGACCCTCCAGCAGGGCATCCGTTCCATCGAAGCGATCCAGCACCAGACAACTGAGGCGCACAAAGCGTTTCTGCATGCCCAGGCCGAAGCCGCACGCCTGGTGCAGCAGGTTCTTGCCGGGGCAGGCGGCTTTGCATCCGCCGTTCCGATGCCGCAACGCGATGCCTCGAGCGAACCATCCCTCCCGGCTGATGGCTTGAAAACACCCATGGCGAAACGGGAGCCCACGGCCTTTTCCGGACAACAGCATGCTGGGCCGCCTGCCCTCACGGCCGACGCGGACGCCGGCAATCCAGCAGCCCCGTCCGCGATGCATGAACCGACCGCGCAGGGGGCCGATGCCCGAAAATCTGCCGGGGCAGGGACTTCGTGCGCCAGTTGCGCCGCTTCCGGCGAGGAAATATCGACGCCGCCAAAGACATCATCCGTCGCTTCTGTTCTGCTCGATGTCGTCAGCCGTCTGACCGGCTATCCGGTGGATGTACTGGGGCTTGACATGGATATCGAGGCCGATCTCGGCATCGATTCCATCAAACGGGTGGAAATCCTTTCCGCCATGGAAGAGGCTGTTCCCGGTCTTGCGGTTCCGGCGCCCGATGAAATGGCGGGGCTGAAGACACTGAGACAGATAGCGGATCGGCTCGACGCAACGCCTGCCGTTACCGATCAGATAGCGACCTTTATCCAACGGGAAGAGGAGCGGGGTGAGGGTGAGGAAAGCGTTGGAGAACATTTGTCGGCTGATTCCGATCGGATCGTAACGGTATTGCTCGAAACCGTCAGCTCCCTGACCGGTTATCCGGTGGAAGTGCTGGGGCTCGATATGGATATCGAGGCCGATCTCGGCATCGATTCGATCAAACGGGTGGAAATCCTGGCCGCAGTCGAGGAGGCGCTTCCCGGGCTGGTCATGCCTTCCCCGGATGTTTCGGCAGCTCTTCGCACATTGCGGCAGATCGCTGCCGTTCTTTCGCAGTCCGGCGCTTCCGCCGATATCGGTTCGCCTGCCCCGATGGCCCAGCAGGCGGAACACAGCGAAACCAAGGAAGACAGCACATCCGAAATGACGGTCCCCAGACTGCCGCTTCGCCGCATCGTCCAGCTCCGTCATCTGCCGGTTCCGGCGGAGAACCCGGCCTGGAGCGCCGTCTCCGACGGTCTCGTTCTTGTTTGCGGGATGTATCCGGAGCTGCAGCAGAAAATCGCCGATCGGCTGTCCGCCCGTTTCCGGTTAACCGCTGTTTCCTGTTCGCTGGAGGATGCCCTGCAACGGCCGGTGAACGAAACGCTGCGGGGTCTGCTCGTGCTGGCGCAAGCGCCCGGATCAACCGACGGCGAACTCTTCAGCGAGACAGACGAGGGATTTCTGCTGAAAAGCCTTGCGGTGTGCGCCCGCCATGCGGCATCCCTTCAGCAGGCGGGGCAGACGGGTCCGGCGGTTTTTGCCGGGATCAGCTTTCTGGACGGCGGCTTCGGGTTTTGGGGCAGGCCGGTATCGCATCCACTGAGCGGCGGACTCGGGGGATTGGTGAAAACGGCGCGCATCGAATGGCCCGGGGTCTTCTGCCGTTCGGTCGATGTCGATCCGGCATGGACGGATACGGCATCCCTTGCCCAATGCCTGGTGGATGTGCTGATGGCCGATTGGGAGCCATCGGTCGTCGAAATGGGCGTCAGTCCGGAGCTTTCACCCGAAACGGTTTTGGAGCCGGTCCTGGAGGCGGTGCCATACCTGCAGGAGAATCGTGACTCCTGGATTCAGCCCTCGGATACCATCCTGATAAGCGGCGGCGGCCGGGGTATTGCCGCATCCATCGCCATTGCCCTGGCCAGGGCCGGTTCGCCGAGGCTCGTGTTGCTGGGGCGCTCGAAAGAACCCGTTGCCGAGCCACCCTGGCTGGCGCAGGTTACCGAGCTTTCCCGGATGCGGGCATTGATTGGACAGCAGCCGGAATATGCCGGGAAAAATCCGAAAGAAATCGATCGGATCGCAAGAGGCTGGCTGGCCAACCGGCAGATCGCACAAACGCTCGATGCCATACGACAGGCCGGTGCGCAGGCGATCTATCGCAGCGTCGATGTGACGGATCGGGATGCGCTTTCCCGTGTGATTCGGGAGGTTGAAGCGACATGGGGGCCGGTTACGGGTCTGGTGCATGCGGCAGGTGTGCTGGCCGATCGGCTGATCGCCCAAAAAACCGCCAAAGAGGCCCAATCGGTTTTTGCACCCAAGATTTCCGGCCTCCGGTATCTGCTCGATGCCCTGTCCGGGGAGCGACTGCGCTGGGTCGCCCTGTTCTCCTCCGTTGCCGGCCGGATGGGAAACCGCGGGCAGGCCGATTATGCCATGGCCAATGAAGCGATGAACAAGATCGCGCATGCCCTGGCACTGCGCCATCCCGGCCTGCGGGTCGTCTCCCTGAACTGGGGTCCCTGGAACGGCGGCATGGTGGATGGGAGTCTCAAGAACCTGTTTGCGAAAAACGGAATTCCGCTCATCGACAGGGAAGCCGGCGCTGCGGCGTTTCTGGCGGAAATATCCTCCGGAAAGGATGTGGAAGTCGTCATCGGGGAAGACATGCGGGAGCCGGCGCTGCAGCCTGCCGAAGGCTCCGACGCGGTGGATTCCCTGCGGCTGAGCATCCGGAAGGAAATCGACATTGAGCGCTATCCCGTCTTGAACAGCCATCTCGATGCAGGCATTCCGGTTCTCCCCTTTTCCCTGGCGACGGAATGGATGGGGTATGGCGCATTGCACGAAAATCCCGGGCTGTTGTTGAGCGGGCTCGATGACATCCGCCTGCTCAAGGGCATTCGCCTGCAGCACCAGCCCATGACGGTTCGGCTGATGACCGGAAAACCCGTGAAGCAGGATGACGCCTTCATTCTCGATGTGGAAATCCGCGACGGGATGCGGGAAGGGAAAGATGTCGTCCATACCCGGGGAAAAGCCGTACTGCGCGCGGGATTCGATGCCCCTCCGGCTTTCGATCCGGAGCCGCTGATCCAGGCGCTTGAAGCCTATGCGAGGGGACCCGAAGAAATGTATCAAACCATCCTGGCTCACGGAAAGGATTTGCGCGGCATCCGCCGGATCATCGGCATTTCCGGAACGGCGATGGCGGCCGAGCTCATATCGGCGCCGCATCCCGAAGCCTGGATGAGCGATCCCATCCGCAGGCGCTGGCTTGCCGACCCGCTGGTGCTCGATGGCGCCTTCCAGATGGCCGCGATCTGGTGTCACGAGCATCTGGGTGTCGTCTGTCAACCGGTTTTTGCCAAACGCTACCGGCAATACCGGGGGCAGTTTCCCAAAGAGGGGGTGACGGGTATTCTGGAGGTCCGGGAAAGGGGACCAAACCGCATGGTGGGCGATATCACATTTCTGGATGGGGATCGGCGTGTGGTGGCCCGTTTTGAAGGGTTCGCCGCATCCGCCGATTCGGATGAGCCGGTTTCCATCTGA